In Bordetella holmesii ATCC 51541, the following proteins share a genomic window:
- the secA gene encoding preprotein translocase, SecA subunit: MVSLLKKLIGSRNDRLLKQYRKLVVQINNLEPQISALSDEALQAKTQEFRDRHAKGSSLDDLLPEAFAVVREAGKRVFGMRHFDVQLLGGIALHSGKIAEMRTGEGKTLMATLPVYLNAIAGKGVHVVTVNDYLARRDADWMGRLYRFLGMSTGVVVPQQPNDEKIAAYRADITYGTNNEFGFDYLRDNMEYRVEDRRQRALNYAIVDEVDSILIDEARTPLIISGQAEDHTELYVRMNAVPPLLKRMAGEPKPQEPEPEGDYWVDEKSQQVYLSEAGHESAEKILSRVGLLPDGESLYDPRHIALMHHLMVALRAHTLFFRDQLYVIQDGEVVIVDEFTGRLMVGRRWSDGLHQAVEAKEGVKIQHENQTLASITFQNYFRMYEKLSGMTGTADTEAYEFQEIYSLETVIIPTNKPMKRKDQNDQVFKTHEEKYNAILNDIRDCHERGQPVLVGTTSIENSELLSGLLKQAKLPHEVLNAKQHAREAEIVAEAGKPGHITIATNMAGRGTDIVLGGSVDKQIDLIRADEALSEADKAARVDAVRQGWKPLNEQVKAAGGLRIIGTERHESRRIDNQLRGRAGRQGDPGSSRFYLSLEDSLMRIFAGDRVRAIMERLKLPEGEPIEAGMVTRSIETAQRKVEGRNFDIRKQLLEYDDVANDQRKVIYAQRNDVLEAGSISDSIESLRDAAVTEVFRSFVPAESVEEQWDIPGLQTTLAGDWQLQLPLTDMVEAEPNLTDEELLERVLQAAREVYRGKADLVGAESWGQFERSIMLQSIDTHWREHLSALDYLRQGIHLRGYAQKNPKQEYKREAFELFSGMLDRIRDDVVRVLMTVRVQSTEQVEQAEAEAAQSHVQNVQYHHSDYDEALASDAQPQGQEPARNVLPKVGRNDPCPCGSGKKYKQCHGKLT, translated from the coding sequence ATGGTTTCTCTGCTCAAAAAACTCATTGGCAGCCGCAACGACCGGCTGCTCAAGCAGTACCGCAAGCTGGTCGTCCAGATCAACAATCTTGAGCCGCAGATCTCCGCTCTCTCCGATGAGGCGCTGCAGGCCAAGACGCAGGAATTCCGTGACCGTCATGCCAAGGGCAGTTCCCTGGATGACTTGCTGCCCGAGGCCTTTGCCGTCGTGCGTGAAGCGGGTAAGCGCGTATTTGGCATGCGCCACTTCGACGTGCAGTTGCTCGGCGGCATTGCTTTGCACAGCGGCAAGATCGCGGAAATGCGCACGGGCGAGGGCAAGACCCTCATGGCCACGCTGCCGGTCTACCTCAATGCCATCGCCGGCAAGGGCGTGCATGTGGTGACGGTCAATGATTACCTGGCGCGCCGCGATGCCGACTGGATGGGGCGGCTGTACCGTTTCCTGGGCATGAGCACGGGCGTGGTGGTGCCGCAGCAACCCAACGACGAAAAGATTGCCGCCTACCGTGCCGACATCACGTATGGCACCAACAATGAATTCGGCTTTGACTACCTGCGCGACAACATGGAGTATCGCGTCGAGGACCGACGCCAGCGCGCGCTGAATTACGCGATTGTCGACGAGGTGGACTCCATCCTGATCGATGAGGCGCGCACGCCGCTCATCATCTCCGGGCAGGCCGAAGACCACACCGAACTTTATGTGCGCATGAATGCCGTGCCGCCGCTGCTCAAGCGCATGGCCGGCGAGCCCAAGCCGCAGGAGCCCGAGCCCGAAGGCGATTATTGGGTCGATGAAAAGAGCCAGCAGGTTTACCTGTCTGAGGCCGGTCACGAGAGCGCGGAGAAAATCCTCTCGCGCGTCGGTCTGCTGCCGGACGGCGAGTCGCTCTATGACCCGCGCCACATCGCGCTCATGCATCACCTGATGGTGGCGCTGCGTGCACATACCCTGTTTTTCCGCGATCAGCTGTACGTGATTCAAGATGGCGAAGTCGTCATCGTTGACGAGTTCACCGGCCGCCTCATGGTCGGCCGCCGCTGGTCAGATGGCCTGCATCAGGCCGTCGAAGCCAAGGAAGGCGTCAAGATCCAGCACGAGAACCAGACGCTGGCGTCGATCACCTTCCAGAATTACTTCCGCATGTACGAGAAGCTCTCGGGCATGACGGGCACGGCGGACACCGAGGCTTATGAGTTCCAGGAGATTTACTCCCTGGAGACGGTCATCATCCCGACCAATAAGCCGATGAAGCGCAAGGACCAGAACGATCAGGTCTTCAAGACGCACGAAGAGAAATACAACGCCATCCTCAACGACATTCGTGATTGCCACGAGCGCGGGCAACCCGTGCTCGTGGGTACCACCAGCATCGAGAATTCGGAGCTGTTGTCCGGGTTGCTCAAGCAGGCCAAGCTGCCGCACGAAGTGCTCAATGCCAAGCAGCATGCTCGTGAGGCCGAGATCGTCGCCGAGGCGGGCAAGCCCGGGCACATCACCATCGCCACGAACATGGCTGGCCGTGGTACCGACATCGTGCTGGGTGGCAGTGTCGATAAGCAGATCGACCTGATCCGTGCCGATGAAGCACTCAGCGAGGCAGACAAGGCGGCACGCGTCGACGCGGTGCGCCAAGGCTGGAAGCCGCTGAACGAGCAGGTCAAGGCCGCAGGCGGTCTGCGCATCATCGGCACCGAGCGCCACGAGTCGCGCCGCATCGACAACCAGTTGCGCGGCCGTGCCGGGCGCCAGGGCGATCCAGGCTCCTCGCGTTTTTATCTGTCGCTCGAGGATTCGCTCATGCGCATCTTCGCCGGCGACCGGGTGCGCGCCATCATGGAGCGGCTCAAGCTGCCCGAAGGCGAGCCCATCGAGGCGGGCATGGTGACGCGCTCGATCGAGACGGCGCAACGCAAGGTCGAAGGCCGCAACTTCGACATTCGCAAGCAACTGCTCGAGTATGACGATGTCGCCAACGATCAGCGCAAGGTGATCTACGCGCAGCGTAACGATGTGCTGGAGGCCGGCTCCATCAGCGACTCTATCGAGAGCCTGCGCGATGCCGCCGTGACCGAAGTGTTCCGTTCTTTCGTGCCGGCCGAGTCGGTCGAAGAACAATGGGACATCCCTGGGTTGCAAACCACCCTGGCGGGTGATTGGCAACTGCAGTTGCCATTGACCGACATGGTCGAGGCCGAGCCCAACCTGACCGACGAAGAACTGCTCGAGCGCGTGTTGCAGGCCGCTCGCGAGGTCTATCGCGGCAAGGCCGACCTGGTGGGTGCGGAGTCCTGGGGCCAGTTCGAGCGTTCGATCATGCTGCAGTCGATCGACACCCACTGGCGCGAGCATCTGTCGGCGCTGGATTATCTGCGCCAGGGTATTCATCTGCGCGGTTACGCCCAGAAAAATCCCAAGCAGGAATATAAGCGCGAGGCCTTCGAGTTGTTCTCGGGCATGCTCGATCGTATCCGCGATGACGTGGTGCGTGTGCTCATGACCGTGCGCGTGCAGTCGACCGAACAGGTCGAGCAGGCCGAGGCCGAGGCAGCGCAATCGCACGTGCAAAATGTGCAGTACCACCATTCTGACTACGACGAAGCGCTGGCCAGCGATGCGCAGCCGCAAGGCCAGGAGCCGGCGCGCAACGTCCTGCCCAAGGTGGGCCGTAACGACCCTTGCCCTTGCGGCAGCGGCAAGAAGTACAAGCAGTGCCACGGCAAACTGACCTGA
- a CDS encoding glyoxalase-like domain protein codes for MLSDPGRTEFDHAVIMVRDRLDALAPDYERQGFRFSDKAVHNLGSCNQLIVLDDSYIELLGWPPGAPPARKEIADSLPGLEALVFRSADAQATYERLREAGFAVNPVQELTRTAHVGGREMQARFHTVRFAEQPIAGLRMYFCRHLTPECVWAPEFMTHANGAYSLVRIDVRAADAQMVAWRLALVADAEVQAADEGWDVVLANLRIHVADDDTVAAPTLSTLTLAYRDGSQRELTTAL; via the coding sequence ATGTTGAGCGACCCCGGCCGCACGGAGTTCGATCACGCCGTCATCATGGTGCGTGATCGGCTCGACGCGCTCGCGCCCGATTACGAGCGGCAGGGTTTTCGGTTCAGCGACAAGGCGGTGCACAATCTGGGTTCGTGCAATCAGCTCATCGTCCTGGACGATAGTTATATCGAGTTGCTGGGCTGGCCGCCTGGTGCGCCGCCGGCGCGCAAGGAGATCGCCGACTCGCTGCCGGGCCTGGAGGCCCTTGTGTTTCGCAGCGCCGATGCGCAAGCGACATACGAGCGCCTGCGCGAGGCGGGGTTTGCAGTCAATCCGGTCCAGGAACTGACCCGGACGGCGCACGTGGGAGGCCGCGAGATGCAAGCGCGGTTTCATACGGTGCGGTTTGCGGAGCAGCCCATCGCTGGGCTGCGCATGTATTTCTGCCGCCACCTCACGCCCGAGTGCGTGTGGGCGCCGGAATTCATGACCCATGCCAACGGTGCGTACAGCCTGGTGCGCATCGATGTGCGCGCGGCCGACGCCCAGATGGTGGCCTGGCGCCTGGCGCTGGTGGCCGATGCCGAGGTGCAGGCCGCCGATGAGGGCTGGGATGTCGTGCTGGCCAATCTGCGCATCCATGTTGCCGACGATGACACCGTGGCGGCGCCCACGCTCAGCACACTGACGTTGGCCTACCGGGACGGCTCGCAGCGGGAGCTGACCACGGCACTCTGA
- a CDS encoding transposase family protein, translating into MLDRKTIERLGGWEGYRVERVVWPEGESRTVTIYLKPSARTMHCEHCGNRCRQVHETTTRRVRDLPLMALRVTLVVPRRRVWCEQCGGPHLERLSWLGRYQRVTDRLAEAVSQLLESSNILAVARFFQLGWHTVKALDKALLRRAIQEPDWSQIHYLAMDEFALHKGHRYATVVVDPIRRQVLWIGDGRSRETARAFFEQLPTGVAQQIRAVAIDMTTAYELEIQANCPNAEIVYDLFHVVAKYGREVIDRVRVDQANQLRHDKPARRVIKSSRWLLLRNRKNLDPCQSVKLDELLQANQPLLTAYLMRDELKQLWFYQHPGYARQAWDHWLQQAQGSGIAALAHFALKLKAYLHGILSRCRHRLNTSIVEGINNTIKVIKRRAYGYRDQEYFFLKIRSAFPGIPR; encoded by the coding sequence ATGCTGGACCGCAAGACGATCGAGAGGTTGGGTGGGTGGGAAGGTTATCGGGTGGAGCGGGTCGTGTGGCCTGAAGGTGAGAGCCGGACGGTCACGATTTACCTGAAGCCTTCAGCGCGAACGATGCACTGCGAGCACTGCGGCAACCGATGTCGGCAGGTGCATGAGACGACCACGCGCCGGGTGCGGGATCTGCCGCTAATGGCGCTGCGAGTGACGCTGGTAGTGCCGCGTCGGCGGGTCTGGTGCGAGCAGTGCGGTGGACCGCATCTGGAGAGGCTGAGCTGGCTGGGCCGTTACCAGCGAGTGACCGACCGGCTGGCCGAGGCGGTCAGCCAGTTGCTTGAGTCCAGCAACATTCTGGCCGTGGCGCGCTTCTTCCAACTGGGTTGGCACACGGTCAAGGCGCTGGACAAGGCCCTGCTGCGACGGGCGATCCAAGAGCCGGACTGGAGCCAGATCCACTACCTAGCGATGGACGAGTTCGCTCTACACAAGGGCCATCGTTATGCCACGGTCGTTGTCGATCCGATCCGCCGTCAGGTGCTATGGATCGGTGATGGCCGCTCGCGCGAGACGGCCAGAGCCTTCTTCGAACAACTGCCAACAGGAGTTGCCCAGCAGATCCGGGCCGTAGCGATCGACATGACGACGGCCTATGAGCTGGAGATCCAGGCCAACTGCCCCAACGCCGAGATCGTCTACGACCTGTTCCACGTCGTGGCCAAGTACGGCCGTGAAGTGATAGACCGGGTGCGTGTAGACCAAGCGAACCAGTTGCGGCACGACAAGCCGGCCCGCCGGGTGATCAAGTCCAGTCGCTGGCTACTGCTGCGCAATCGCAAAAACCTCGATCCGTGCCAATCGGTAAAGTTGGACGAGTTGCTCCAGGCCAACCAGCCCTTGCTCACCGCTTATCTGATGCGCGATGAGCTCAAACAGCTGTGGTTCTACCAACACCCCGGCTACGCCCGCCAGGCATGGGATCACTGGCTGCAACAGGCTCAGGGCAGCGGCATCGCCGCCTTGGCTCACTTCGCGCTCAAGCTAAAAGCCTATCTGCACGGGATTCTGTCTCGCTGTCGCCACCGGCTCAACACCAGCATCGTCGAGGGCATCAACAACACCATCAAAGTCATCAAGCGCCGCGCCTACGGCTACCGCGATCAGGAGTACTTCTTCCTCAAGATCCGGTCTGCATTCCCCGGTATTCCTCGATGA
- a CDS encoding histidyl-tRNA synthetase family protein produces MGNWLLPEGLADVLPAEARRIEELRRELLDLYRTYGFELVAPPLVEYIDSLLSGMGSDLNLYTCKLIDQLSGRTLGVRADMTTQVSRIDAHLLNRESVTRLCYCGSVLHARAADLLSSRELLQIGAEIYGHAGFEADLEIVQLVLETVGIAGVSRPRLDLSHPGVVKALFDADPAAAAKADLIITLLREKDVAGLAELEHAEPALQATTLRGLALLPRLYGQIDVIARARQELPALPALVAALDELERLARAVPDVALGLDLADVGGYGYHSGVTFALYAEGWHDALVRGGRYDDVGRAFGRARPATGFSLDLRKLAAGLTPAEPGRAIRAPWGQDPALTGAVRALRQSGEIVVQVLPGHEHDQDEFVCDRELALQDGAWTIKAL; encoded by the coding sequence ATGGGTAACTGGTTGCTGCCCGAAGGCCTGGCCGACGTTTTACCGGCAGAGGCCCGGCGCATCGAAGAGTTGCGTCGTGAGCTGCTCGATCTCTACCGTACATACGGATTCGAGCTGGTCGCGCCTCCTCTGGTTGAGTACATCGATTCGTTACTGTCCGGCATGGGCAGCGACCTGAATCTGTACACCTGCAAGTTGATCGATCAACTCTCTGGCCGCACCCTGGGCGTGCGTGCGGATATGACGACTCAGGTCAGTCGTATCGACGCCCATTTGCTCAATCGCGAGAGCGTCACGCGGTTGTGCTACTGCGGCTCTGTGCTGCATGCACGCGCGGCCGATCTGCTGTCGAGCCGCGAGTTGCTGCAGATAGGTGCCGAGATTTATGGGCATGCGGGTTTCGAGGCGGACCTCGAAATCGTGCAGTTGGTGCTTGAAACGGTGGGTATTGCCGGAGTGTCGCGGCCGAGGTTGGACCTCAGCCACCCGGGTGTGGTCAAGGCGCTGTTCGATGCCGACCCCGCTGCAGCGGCCAAAGCCGATCTCATCATCACTCTGTTGCGCGAGAAAGACGTGGCGGGTTTGGCCGAACTCGAGCATGCCGAGCCGGCCTTGCAGGCGACGACGCTGCGTGGGCTGGCACTACTGCCGCGTCTGTATGGGCAGATCGACGTCATCGCCCGGGCACGCCAAGAGCTGCCGGCTTTGCCCGCACTCGTTGCGGCGCTGGATGAGCTCGAGCGCCTGGCTCGGGCGGTGCCCGACGTGGCGCTCGGTCTGGATCTGGCTGATGTTGGCGGCTATGGCTATCACTCGGGGGTGACTTTCGCGCTGTACGCCGAGGGTTGGCATGATGCATTGGTGCGTGGCGGGCGTTACGACGACGTCGGTCGCGCATTCGGCCGGGCTCGCCCGGCTACGGGTTTCAGTCTGGATCTGCGCAAATTGGCAGCCGGGCTGACTCCGGCGGAGCCCGGGCGTGCCATCCGCGCGCCCTGGGGGCAGGACCCCGCCCTGACTGGAGCGGTGCGTGCGCTGCGTCAGTCGGGCGAAATCGTCGTTCAGGTCTTGCCCGGCCACGAGCATGACCAGGACGAGTTCGTTTGCGATCGCGAGCTTGCGCTGCAGGACGGCGCCTGGACGATCAAAGCGCTGTGA
- the purA gene encoding adenylosuccinate synthase yields MVIGTQWGDEGKGKIVDWLAESVQGVVRFQGGHNAGHTLWINGKKTILCLIPSGIMHPGVTCYIGNGVVLSPEALLKEIEELEAAGLDVRSRLQISEICPLILPYHVAIDKAREARKGDGKIGTTGRGIGPAYEDKVARRALRVQDLFTPDIFDAKLAEVLDYHNFVLTKYLGAEAVSANEVRDQAMALAPAIQPMVRDVSSSLYLAQEQGANFLFEGAQGALLDVDHGTYPYVTSSNCLAGAASAGAGVGPQALNYVLGITKAYTTRVGSGPFPTELLDEIGTRLATVGKEFGSVTGRPRRCGWFDGAALKRSVRLNGISGLCITKLDVLDGLETLQLGVGYRVNGEFRDVLPYGAHAVAQAEPVLEELPGWSESTVGITEYSKLPANARRYLERVAEVCGVPIDLVSTGPDRNETIVLRHPLKG; encoded by the coding sequence GTGGTGATCGGCACCCAATGGGGTGACGAGGGCAAAGGCAAGATCGTCGATTGGCTGGCTGAGTCCGTCCAGGGCGTAGTGCGCTTTCAGGGCGGCCATAATGCTGGCCACACGCTGTGGATCAACGGCAAAAAGACGATTCTGTGTTTGATTCCGTCGGGCATCATGCACCCCGGTGTGACCTGCTATATCGGCAACGGCGTCGTGCTTTCGCCCGAAGCGCTGCTCAAGGAAATCGAAGAGCTCGAAGCCGCCGGTCTGGATGTCCGTTCGCGCCTGCAAATTTCCGAAATTTGCCCGCTGATTCTTCCGTACCATGTGGCCATCGACAAGGCTCGGGAGGCTCGCAAGGGCGACGGCAAGATCGGCACGACTGGGCGTGGTATCGGCCCGGCTTACGAAGACAAGGTGGCGCGCCGAGCACTGCGCGTACAGGATCTGTTTACGCCCGATATCTTCGACGCCAAGCTGGCTGAGGTGCTCGACTATCACAACTTCGTACTCACCAAGTACCTTGGTGCCGAAGCCGTGTCCGCCAATGAGGTGCGTGATCAGGCCATGGCGCTTGCGCCGGCCATCCAGCCCATGGTGCGAGATGTCTCCAGCAGCCTCTACCTGGCCCAGGAGCAAGGTGCCAACTTCCTGTTCGAAGGTGCGCAAGGCGCGTTGCTGGATGTGGATCACGGCACCTATCCCTACGTCACCAGCAGCAACTGCCTGGCAGGCGCGGCATCGGCAGGCGCCGGTGTTGGCCCGCAGGCACTGAACTACGTGCTCGGTATCACCAAGGCCTACACCACGCGCGTCGGCTCGGGGCCGTTCCCGACCGAGTTGCTCGACGAGATCGGCACTCGTTTGGCGACGGTCGGCAAGGAGTTCGGTTCGGTTACGGGCCGCCCGCGCCGCTGCGGCTGGTTTGATGGGGCCGCGCTCAAGCGTTCGGTCCGCCTGAACGGCATTTCCGGCTTGTGTATCACCAAGTTGGACGTTCTAGATGGTCTGGAGACTCTCCAGTTGGGCGTGGGCTATCGTGTCAACGGCGAATTCCGTGACGTGCTGCCCTATGGCGCGCATGCTGTGGCGCAGGCTGAACCTGTACTCGAAGAGTTGCCCGGCTGGTCGGAATCGACGGTCGGCATCACCGAGTACAGCAAGTTGCCCGCCAATGCTCGCCGCTATCTGGAGCGTGTAGCTGAGGTCTGCGGTGTGCCCATCGATCTGGTGTCGACCGGCCCGGACCGCAACGAAACCATTGTTTTGCGTCATCCTCTGAAGGGCTGA
- a CDS encoding phosphoribosyl transferase domain protein, which produces MSSPQNDDSHVWVTWDDYHRLIEKLALQVFQSGWQFDQILCLARGGVRVGDVMSRIYDVPLGILATSSYREAAGTKQGDLDIAQFITITRGTLAGRVLLVDDMVDTGMTFNKVFNHLKEQFPAITELKSAVLWWKGHSQVTPDYFVDKLPTNPWIHQPFEDYDSLRPHQLESWVRKGNR; this is translated from the coding sequence ATGAGCTCGCCACAAAATGACGACAGCCATGTCTGGGTGACCTGGGACGACTACCACCGATTGATCGAGAAACTGGCCCTGCAGGTGTTTCAATCCGGCTGGCAGTTTGACCAGATTCTGTGCCTAGCCCGCGGCGGTGTCCGTGTCGGGGATGTTATGTCCCGAATTTATGATGTGCCCTTGGGCATATTGGCTACCAGCAGTTATCGCGAGGCCGCCGGCACCAAGCAGGGTGACCTGGATATTGCCCAGTTCATCACCATTACCCGCGGCACGTTGGCCGGCCGAGTGTTGCTGGTGGACGACATGGTCGATACCGGTATGACCTTCAATAAGGTGTTCAATCACCTCAAGGAGCAGTTCCCTGCCATTACCGAGCTCAAGAGCGCGGTGTTGTGGTGGAAGGGACATTCGCAGGTCACTCCCGACTATTTCGTCGATAAGCTGCCGACCAATCCGTGGATACATCAGCCGTTCGAAGACTACGACAGCCTGCGCCCGCACCAACTCGAGTCCTGGGTGCGCAAGGGTAATCGTTAG